Proteins encoded within one genomic window of Bradyrhizobium sp. AZCC 1719:
- the prmC gene encoding peptide chain release factor N(5)-glutamine methyltransferase, translating into MTDFVGQTVEAARRVLAARLKTAAIESAELDARILTGHALGLNLTGLISVAQRELTSDESAHLEEFARRRLAGEPVARILGEKEFWGLPLQLSSATLVPRPDTETVVELALELLRAGGDLALPMRIADLGTGSGAILLALLSELPAAEGFGTDISEAALQTAAANAACVGLSERATFIACDYARGLSGSFDLIVSNPPYVRSADIGSLAVEVRNHDPLAALDGGADGLDAYRALIPQAAGLLAPGAALVVEAGEGQSGPIQALMTSAGLMPATAPKADLAGIPRAVAGHKMAR; encoded by the coding sequence ATGACGGATTTCGTCGGCCAGACAGTCGAGGCCGCGCGGCGCGTGCTCGCGGCGAGACTCAAAACCGCCGCCATCGAATCCGCCGAACTCGATGCGCGGATTCTGACAGGCCATGCGCTGGGCCTCAACCTGACCGGCTTGATATCGGTCGCGCAGCGCGAGCTCACCTCGGACGAATCGGCTCACCTTGAGGAATTCGCCCGCCGACGTCTCGCAGGCGAGCCGGTCGCCCGCATTCTCGGCGAGAAGGAGTTTTGGGGTCTGCCCTTGCAACTCTCGTCCGCAACGCTGGTGCCGCGGCCCGATACCGAGACGGTGGTCGAACTGGCGCTGGAACTGCTACGCGCCGGCGGCGATCTCGCTCTTCCGATGCGTATCGCCGATCTCGGCACCGGTTCCGGCGCAATTCTTCTCGCGCTGTTGTCCGAATTGCCGGCGGCCGAGGGATTCGGAACTGACATCTCCGAAGCGGCGCTGCAGACCGCTGCGGCCAATGCCGCCTGCGTCGGCCTCTCGGAGCGCGCGACGTTCATCGCCTGCGATTACGCGCGCGGACTATCCGGTTCGTTCGATCTGATCGTCTCGAACCCGCCCTATGTCCGGTCGGCGGATATCGGCAGTCTGGCGGTGGAGGTGAGAAATCATGACCCGCTCGCCGCGCTCGATGGTGGCGCCGACGGGCTGGACGCCTACCGCGCGTTGATCCCCCAGGCGGCCGGCCTCCTCGCCCCGGGTGCCGCCTTGGTCGTGGAGGCCGGCGAGGGCCAAAGCGGCCCAATCCAGGCCCTGATGACGAGCGCAGGGTTAATGCCTGCAACGGCGCCCAAGGCCGATCTGGCGGGCATTCCGAGGGCGGTCGCGGGCCACAAAATGGCCCGATAA
- a CDS encoding DUF4167 domain-containing protein, giving the protein MRNGQNNKRMRNRNQGSNRNDGRRGQNPMTRVFESNGPDIKIRGTASHVAEKYVQLARDARSSGDPVAAENYYQHAEHYFRLIAAAQEQFRQNQPQPRIDTEMQPTDDGDDEGESFSHFGQEPGFVPQQPQPYIRDNNPREREQRGDNQPYQRDHQPREHHRDREHRPQPQYQPQTQPQPVIADTGGVDRLPSFITGPQPQVNGAPGGYEEGRGERFPRRRRRPHGPRPDNMAAPAAPSEDFNPGNE; this is encoded by the coding sequence ATGAGAAACGGTCAGAACAACAAGCGGATGCGTAACCGGAACCAAGGCAGTAACCGGAACGATGGCCGGCGCGGTCAGAACCCGATGACTCGGGTGTTCGAATCCAACGGTCCTGACATCAAGATCCGCGGCACCGCTTCGCACGTCGCGGAAAAATACGTTCAGCTAGCGCGCGACGCGCGCTCTTCCGGCGACCCCGTCGCGGCCGAGAATTACTACCAGCACGCCGAGCATTATTTCCGCCTGATCGCTGCTGCGCAGGAGCAGTTCCGGCAGAACCAGCCGCAGCCGCGCATCGACACCGAAATGCAGCCGACGGACGACGGTGACGACGAGGGCGAGAGCTTTTCGCATTTCGGCCAGGAGCCGGGCTTCGTCCCGCAGCAGCCACAGCCGTATATCCGCGACAACAATCCGCGCGAACGCGAACAGCGCGGCGACAACCAGCCCTATCAGCGCGACCACCAGCCGCGCGAACACCATCGCGATCGCGAGCACCGTCCGCAGCCGCAGTATCAGCCGCAAACTCAGCCGCAGCCGGTGATTGCCGATACCGGCGGGGTCGATCGCCTGCCTTCCTTCATCACCGGCCCGCAGCCGCAGGTGAACGGTGCGCCCGGCGGATATGAAGAGGGCCGCGGCGAGCGTTTCCCGCGCCGGCGCCGCCGGCCGCACGGCCCGCGCCCCGACAACATGGCCGCGCCCGCTGCGCCAAGCGAAGATTTCAATCCGGGGAATGAGTAA
- a CDS encoding methyltransferase domain-containing protein: MTIDVIDLRDFYSQRLGIVARQLINRGIRARWPDAAGQRVLGLGYPTPYLGLFREDSERCIAFMPAAQGVLKWPTGRPALASLIDEFSMPLPDAAVDRILLVHALEMSDDPERLLREVWRVLAPSGRLIAVIPNRRGVWTRTDNTPFGHGRPYSRAQITQLLRQTWFTPAAWGEALFLPPVGNSWFLRSAMAWERVGAALSLPFAGVHIVEATKQVYRAIPAGRERTRLIPSLEPALVPSSTATRDKLGES; the protein is encoded by the coding sequence ATGACCATCGACGTCATCGATCTCCGGGATTTCTACTCGCAACGCCTTGGCATCGTGGCGCGGCAGTTGATCAACCGCGGCATTCGGGCGCGCTGGCCCGATGCGGCGGGACAGCGCGTGCTCGGGCTCGGCTATCCGACGCCCTATCTCGGGCTGTTTCGCGAGGATTCGGAGCGCTGCATCGCCTTCATGCCGGCGGCGCAGGGCGTCCTGAAATGGCCGACGGGGCGGCCGGCGCTGGCATCTCTGATCGATGAATTCTCGATGCCGCTACCGGACGCCGCGGTGGATCGGATCTTGCTGGTTCACGCGCTGGAGATGTCCGACGACCCGGAGCGCTTGTTGCGCGAGGTGTGGCGGGTGCTGGCACCGTCCGGCCGGCTGATTGCGGTGATCCCGAACCGGCGGGGCGTGTGGACGCGCACCGACAATACGCCGTTCGGTCACGGCCGGCCCTATTCGCGCGCGCAGATCACGCAATTGCTGCGGCAGACCTGGTTCACGCCGGCGGCGTGGGGCGAGGCGCTGTTTCTGCCGCCGGTCGGCAATAGCTGGTTTCTGCGCTCGGCGATGGCGTGGGAGCGTGTCGGCGCCGCGCTGTCGCTGCCGTTCGCCGGCGTCCATATCGTGGAAGCGACCAAACAGGTCTATCGCGCGATCCCCGCGGGCCGCGAACGTACGCGGTTGATTCCGTCGCTGGAGCCGGCGCTGGTGCCGTCATCGACGGCAACGCGGGATAAGCTCGGAGAATCGTAG
- the gloB gene encoding hydroxyacylglutathione hydrolase: MAAEIRTFTCLNDNFGYLIHDPATKATASIDAPEAAPIIKALEREGWTLTDILVTHHHHDHVGGIAELKQKYNCRVVAPHDKSTKIANVDLRAAHGDVVKVGSLLARVLETPGHTLDHISYVFDNEKAVFAADTLFSIGCGRVFEGNYPMMWDSLLKLRALPDDFKLYCGHEYTASNVKFALTVDGDNPALKARAEEVTRLRADNKPTIPVLLGDEKKANVFLRADEPSVAAKLHMKGASAAEVFGELRERKNKS; encoded by the coding sequence ATGGCCGCGGAAATTCGTACCTTCACCTGCCTCAACGACAATTTCGGCTATTTGATCCATGATCCCGCGACCAAGGCCACCGCATCGATCGACGCGCCGGAAGCCGCCCCGATCATCAAGGCGCTGGAGCGCGAAGGCTGGACGCTGACGGATATTCTCGTCACTCATCACCATCACGACCATGTCGGCGGCATCGCCGAGCTGAAGCAGAAATATAATTGCCGCGTCGTTGCACCGCACGACAAGTCCACCAAGATTGCCAATGTCGACCTGCGCGCTGCCCATGGCGACGTAGTCAAGGTGGGAAGCCTGCTGGCCCGGGTGCTGGAAACGCCGGGGCACACGCTCGATCATATCTCCTATGTATTCGATAACGAAAAGGCGGTGTTTGCCGCCGACACGCTGTTCTCGATCGGCTGCGGCCGGGTGTTCGAGGGCAATTATCCGATGATGTGGGATTCCCTGTTGAAGCTCCGTGCGCTGCCGGACGATTTCAAGCTCTATTGCGGCCATGAATATACTGCTTCCAACGTCAAATTCGCGCTCACGGTCGACGGCGACAATCCGGCGCTGAAGGCGCGCGCCGAGGAAGTTACGCGGCTGCGCGCCGACAACAAGCCGACGATCCCGGTGCTCTTGGGCGATGAGAAAAAAGCCAACGTGTTCCTGCGCGCCGACGAGCCGTCGGTGGCGGCCAAACTGCACATGAAGGGCGCCAGCGCCGCCGAAGTTTTCGGCGAGCTGCGCGAACGCAAGAACAAGTCCTGA
- a CDS encoding cupin domain-containing protein has product MALPKQAAEIIARLDLKPHPEGGHYRETFRDESVDAAGRSRSTAIYFLLARGERSHWHRIDAVETWHYYAGAALTLWIADNDGQRSVRLGANLAAGEAPQAIVPPHAWQAAESNGDWTLVGCTVAPGFEFAKFELAPKGWEPT; this is encoded by the coding sequence ATGGCGCTGCCAAAACAAGCCGCCGAGATCATCGCGCGGCTCGACCTGAAGCCGCATCCGGAAGGCGGGCATTATCGCGAGACGTTTCGCGATGAAAGCGTGGACGCCGCCGGGCGTTCGCGATCGACCGCGATCTATTTCCTGTTGGCGCGCGGCGAACGCTCGCATTGGCATCGCATCGATGCGGTCGAGACCTGGCATTATTACGCGGGCGCGGCGCTGACGCTCTGGATCGCTGATAATGATGGGCAACGCAGCGTGAGGCTCGGCGCGAATCTTGCCGCCGGCGAGGCGCCGCAGGCGATCGTCCCGCCGCACGCCTGGCAGGCCGCCGAGAGCAATGGCGATTGGACTTTGGTTGGCTGCACCGTGGCGCCGGGATTTGAGTTTGCGAAATTCGAGCTGGCGCCGAAGGGCTGGGAGCCGACCTAG
- a CDS encoding flavin reductase family protein: protein MHGTFSVSHQIEPAILYFGTPVVLIGSTNEDGSFNLAPMSSAWWVGWRCMLGLAANSKTTENMIRTGECVLNLPSAALVGAVDHLARTTGSDPVPPGKRMRGYRHARDKFGLCGLTAMPGETVAAPRALECPVQIEAKVARVHEMAEEDAVWRGNLAAIEARITRVHAHPGIMMDGEPNRVDPDRWRPLIMSFQQFYGLTSEKLQRSELGQIPEAMYKPPGWKPAA, encoded by the coding sequence ATGCACGGGACATTCAGCGTTTCACATCAGATCGAACCGGCGATTCTCTATTTCGGCACGCCGGTCGTTCTGATCGGCTCAACCAATGAAGACGGTTCATTCAATCTCGCGCCGATGTCGTCGGCATGGTGGGTTGGTTGGCGCTGCATGCTGGGGCTGGCGGCCAACTCAAAGACCACCGAGAACATGATCCGCACAGGCGAGTGCGTGCTCAATCTGCCGTCGGCCGCTCTCGTCGGCGCGGTCGACCATCTGGCTCGCACGACCGGCTCGGATCCGGTGCCGCCGGGCAAGCGGATGCGCGGCTATCGGCATGCGCGCGACAAGTTTGGCTTGTGCGGCCTGACTGCGATGCCGGGCGAAACCGTCGCGGCGCCCCGCGCGCTGGAATGCCCGGTACAGATCGAAGCCAAGGTCGCACGCGTCCACGAGATGGCCGAGGAGGATGCGGTCTGGCGCGGCAATCTTGCCGCGATCGAGGCGCGCATCACGCGCGTGCACGCGCATCCGGGAATCATGATGGATGGCGAGCCCAACCGCGTCGATCCCGACAGATGGCGGCCGCTGATCATGAGCTTCCAGCAATTCTACGGACTGACGTCCGAGAAGCTGCAGCGCTCAGAACTCGGGCAAATTCCGGAAGCGATGTACAAGCCACCGGGCTGGAAGCCTGCCGCTTAA
- the yddG gene encoding aromatic amino acid exporter YddG, with translation MTSRTATLIGLTAILMWSLLSVLTVATGKIPAFQLAAMTFAIGALVAFASFLFRPAAFGALKQPPVAWVVGVGGLFGYHALYFLALRFAPPAEAGLLNYLWPLLIVLFSSLLPGERLAPHHIIGALLGLAGTVLLFAGNGASFAPGQIPGLAAAFVAAFVWAAYSVMSRKLKAVPTDAVAGFCLATALLAALVHGMVEKTVWPETIGQWLAVIALGVGPVGAAFFVWDIGMKRGDIRVLGAASYATPLLSTLFLILAGFAQPTATIAIAAILIAGGGLIAAKDMVWRKS, from the coding sequence ATGACCTCCCGCACCGCTACCCTGATCGGACTGACCGCGATCCTGATGTGGTCGCTGCTGTCGGTGTTGACGGTCGCGACTGGGAAGATTCCCGCCTTCCAGCTCGCTGCCATGACATTTGCGATCGGCGCCCTGGTCGCTTTCGCAAGTTTCCTGTTCCGGCCCGCCGCCTTTGGCGCCTTGAAGCAGCCACCGGTCGCCTGGGTCGTCGGCGTTGGCGGATTGTTCGGCTATCACGCGCTGTATTTCCTCGCGTTGCGCTTTGCGCCGCCGGCCGAAGCCGGCTTGCTGAATTATCTCTGGCCGCTGCTGATCGTGCTGTTCTCGTCACTGCTGCCGGGCGAGCGGCTGGCGCCACATCACATCATCGGTGCGTTGCTCGGGCTTGCCGGCACGGTGCTGCTGTTCGCCGGCAACGGCGCCAGCTTTGCGCCAGGCCAGATCCCAGGGCTGGCTGCGGCCTTCGTCGCCGCCTTTGTGTGGGCCGCCTATTCGGTGATGTCGCGCAAGCTCAAGGCGGTGCCGACCGATGCGGTGGCCGGCTTCTGCCTCGCCACCGCGCTGCTGGCCGCGCTCGTCCATGGCATGGTGGAGAAGACGGTCTGGCCGGAAACGATCGGGCAGTGGCTAGCCGTCATCGCGCTCGGCGTCGGCCCTGTCGGTGCTGCGTTCTTCGTCTGGGATATCGGCATGAAGCGCGGCGATATCCGCGTGCTCGGAGCGGCGTCCTACGCGACGCCGCTATTATCGACCTTGTTTCTGATCCTCGCCGGCTTCGCGCAGCCGACCGCCACGATCGCCATTGCCGCGATCCTGATCGCCGGCGGCGGCCTGATCGCGGCGAAGGATATGGTGTGGCGGAAGTCTTAA
- the phbB gene encoding acetoacetyl-CoA reductase, translated as MARVALVTGGTRGIGAAISKALKAAGYKVAASYAGNDAAAEKFKSETGIPVYKWDVSSFDACADGIKKVEADLGPIDVLVNNAGITKDGAFHKMTLEQWNAVINTNLGSLFNMTRPVIEGMRARKFGRIINISSINGQKGQFGQVNYSAAKAGDIGFTKALALENAKGGVTVNAICPGYINTEMVQAVPKDVLEKSILPLIPINRLGEPEEIARAVVFLAADEASGITGSTMTINGGQYLV; from the coding sequence ATGGCACGTGTTGCACTGGTTACGGGAGGTACGCGAGGCATTGGCGCGGCGATCAGCAAGGCGCTGAAGGCTGCAGGCTACAAGGTTGCGGCAAGCTATGCCGGCAACGACGCCGCAGCCGAGAAATTCAAGTCCGAGACCGGCATCCCCGTCTACAAATGGGACGTCTCTTCGTTTGACGCCTGCGCTGATGGCATCAAGAAGGTCGAGGCTGATCTCGGTCCGATCGATGTGCTCGTCAACAATGCCGGCATCACCAAAGACGGCGCCTTCCACAAGATGACGCTCGAGCAGTGGAACGCGGTCATCAACACCAATCTCGGCTCGCTGTTCAACATGACGCGGCCGGTGATCGAGGGCATGCGCGCCCGCAAGTTCGGCCGCATCATCAACATCTCCTCGATCAACGGCCAGAAAGGACAGTTCGGCCAGGTCAACTATTCCGCCGCCAAGGCCGGCGACATCGGCTTCACCAAGGCGCTGGCGCTGGAGAATGCCAAGGGCGGCGTCACCGTGAACGCGATCTGCCCCGGCTACATCAACACCGAGATGGTGCAGGCGGTGCCGAAGGACGTGCTCGAGAAGAGCATTCTGCCGCTGATCCCGATCAATCGTCTCGGCGAGCCTGAAGAGATTGCCCGCGCGGTGGTGTTCCTGGCTGCCGACGAGGCCAGCGGCATCACCGGCTCGACCATGACGATCAACGGCGGCCAGTACTTGGTGTGA
- a CDS encoding acetyl-CoA C-acetyltransferase, giving the protein MSDDVVIVSAARTPVGSFNGAFATTPAHDLGAIAIKAALERAGVEPGQVSEVIMGQILTAAQGQNPARQASINAGIPVESPAWGVNQLCGSGLRSVALGYQALLNGDSSIVVAGGQESMSMAPHAQYLRGGVKMGGFELVDTMIKDGLWDAFNGYHMGNTAENVAKQYQITRAQQDEFAVASQNKAEAAQKAGKFKDEITPVTIKTRKGDVVVDTDEYPRHGATLDAMGKLRAAFEKDGTVTAGNASGINDGAAAVVLMTAKEAARQGKKPIARIVSWGQAGVDPKIMGTGPIPASRTALKKAGWNVGDLDLIEANEAFAAQACAVNKDLGWDTSKVNVNGGAIAIGHPIGASGARVLVTLLHEMQKRDAKKGLATLCIGGGMGIAMCIARD; this is encoded by the coding sequence ATGTCAGACGATGTCGTCATCGTCAGCGCCGCCCGCACTCCGGTCGGCAGCTTCAACGGCGCGTTCGCCACCACCCCGGCCCATGACCTCGGCGCCATCGCCATCAAGGCCGCGCTGGAGCGGGCGGGTGTCGAGCCGGGCCAGGTCTCCGAAGTCATCATGGGCCAGATCCTGACCGCGGCGCAGGGCCAGAACCCGGCCCGTCAGGCCTCGATCAACGCCGGCATTCCGGTGGAGAGCCCGGCCTGGGGCGTCAACCAGCTCTGCGGCTCGGGCCTGCGCTCGGTCGCGCTCGGCTACCAGGCACTGCTGAACGGCGATTCCTCGATCGTGGTCGCGGGCGGCCAGGAATCGATGAGCATGGCCCCGCATGCGCAGTATCTGCGTGGTGGCGTCAAGATGGGGGGCTTCGAGCTGGTCGACACCATGATCAAGGACGGCCTGTGGGACGCCTTCAACGGCTATCACATGGGCAATACCGCCGAGAACGTTGCCAAGCAGTACCAGATCACCCGCGCCCAGCAGGACGAGTTCGCCGTTGCCTCGCAGAACAAGGCCGAGGCCGCGCAGAAGGCCGGCAAGTTCAAGGACGAGATCACGCCGGTCACCATCAAGACCCGCAAGGGCGACGTCGTGGTCGACACCGACGAATATCCGCGCCATGGCGCTACCCTCGATGCAATGGGCAAGCTCCGCGCGGCCTTCGAGAAGGACGGCACCGTGACCGCCGGCAACGCCTCGGGCATCAATGACGGCGCCGCCGCCGTCGTGCTGATGACCGCCAAGGAAGCAGCCAGGCAGGGCAAGAAGCCGATCGCCCGCATCGTCTCCTGGGGCCAGGCCGGCGTCGATCCCAAGATCATGGGTACCGGCCCGATCCCCGCCTCGCGCACTGCGCTGAAGAAGGCCGGCTGGAACGTCGGCGACCTCGACCTGATCGAGGCCAACGAGGCGTTCGCGGCGCAGGCTTGTGCGGTGAACAAGGATCTCGGCTGGGACACCAGCAAGGTCAACGTCAATGGCGGCGCGATCGCGATCGGCCACCCGATCGGTGCGTCGGGTGCGCGCGTGCTGGTGACGCTCTTGCACGAGATGCAGAAGCGCGATGCCAAGAAGGGCCTCGCCACGCTGTGCATCGGCGGCGGCATGGGAATCGCGATGTGCATCGCACGCGACTGA
- the phaR gene encoding polyhydroxyalkanoate synthesis repressor PhaR, with protein sequence MAKSDQPTTIKKYANRRLYNTGTSTYVTLEDLAAMVKEGEDFLVYDAKTGDDITRQVLAQIIFEQENKAGQNLLPTTFLRQLIRFYGDSMQLVVPKYLEQSIDTLTREQEKFRKQLTNTFSGTPFAPLEEHVRRNMELFQQTFSMFKPFVPPRAGSTSPEPEKVPEPSTDGDNIDDLRRQMKDMQDRLERMSKEPKKEE encoded by the coding sequence ATGGCAAAGTCAGACCAACCTACGACCATCAAGAAGTACGCCAACCGGCGGCTCTATAATACCGGCACCAGCACCTATGTGACGCTCGAGGATCTCGCAGCGATGGTGAAGGAAGGCGAGGATTTTCTCGTCTACGACGCCAAGACCGGCGATGACATTACGCGCCAGGTGCTGGCGCAGATCATCTTCGAACAGGAAAACAAAGCCGGACAAAATCTGTTGCCCACGACTTTCCTGCGGCAGTTGATCCGCTTCTACGGCGACAGCATGCAGTTGGTGGTGCCGAAATATCTGGAGCAGTCGATCGATACGCTGACGCGCGAGCAGGAAAAATTCCGCAAGCAGCTCACCAACACCTTCAGCGGCACGCCGTTCGCGCCGCTGGAAGAACATGTCCGCCGCAACATGGAATTGTTTCAGCAGACGTTCTCGATGTTCAAGCCGTTCGTGCCGCCGCGCGCCGGATCGACTTCGCCGGAGCCGGAAAAGGTGCCGGAGCCGTCGACCGACGGAGACAATATCGACGATCTTCGCCGCCAGATGAAGGACATGCAGGACCGCCTCGAGCGCATGTCGAAAGAGCCGAAGAAGGAAGAGTGA
- a CDS encoding putative bifunctional diguanylate cyclase/phosphodiesterase — protein MPPVPEASSILASLGQAAFVWDLIADTIAWSDNAGAVFTDIPAEALASGAGFAGLIEPSRSIRTDALTRSPPPRGGEGVAYRIEYGVRASSSAPVLWIEETGCWFAGPDGKPVRAQGIVRINNERRARDEQLLKLSMHDPLTGELNRTHLIASLAEAIEEAMRLRSTCAFMLIGIDHLARVNDAFGFDVADAVIAEVGKRIRAKLRGGDVLGRFSGNKFGLILRNCTVDDTNIAAERFLAGVRDEVIPTKSGPVSVTASIGAISIPRYARNADEAVNRAQETLDDAKRRRAGSFSLWKPNVERDAQRRVNIRVTDEIVTALNERRIVTAFEPVVEARSRQPAFYECLVRMEQEDGQALLAPDIVPVAERLGLIRLVDHRVLELAVAELAASPNVRLSLNISPDTTMDRDWWTGIESLMQAHPGAGERLIVEITETVAIQDIDDIRGFITRLKSFGSQIAIDDFGAGYTSFRNLRKLGVDIVKIDGAFVQNIARSADDRAFVHTLIDLANRLQIKTVAEWVQDEEAAVMLREWGCDYIQGRLIGLASPQRPWAVAGDAALPAAGELAR, from the coding sequence ATGCCCCCTGTCCCGGAAGCCTCCAGCATTCTTGCCTCGCTAGGCCAGGCGGCTTTCGTTTGGGACCTGATAGCGGATACCATCGCCTGGAGCGACAATGCCGGCGCGGTTTTCACCGACATTCCGGCGGAAGCGCTGGCGAGTGGCGCCGGGTTCGCCGGGCTGATCGAGCCCTCCCGTTCGATCCGGACGGACGCCCTCACTCGATCGCCACCGCCGCGGGGCGGCGAAGGCGTCGCCTACCGCATCGAATATGGCGTGCGAGCCTCAAGCTCCGCGCCGGTACTCTGGATCGAGGAAACCGGTTGCTGGTTCGCAGGGCCTGACGGCAAGCCAGTGCGCGCGCAAGGCATTGTCCGCATCAACAATGAGCGTCGTGCCCGCGACGAGCAATTGCTGAAGCTCTCGATGCACGATCCGCTGACCGGTGAACTCAATCGCACGCATCTCATCGCCTCGCTGGCGGAAGCGATCGAGGAGGCCATGCGTCTCCGATCGACCTGCGCCTTCATGCTGATCGGGATCGATCATTTGGCGCGCGTCAACGACGCCTTCGGCTTCGATGTCGCGGACGCTGTGATTGCCGAAGTCGGAAAGCGCATCCGCGCCAAGCTGCGCGGCGGCGACGTGCTCGGGCGCTTCTCCGGCAACAAGTTCGGGCTGATCTTGAGGAACTGCACCGTCGACGACACCAATATCGCGGCCGAGCGCTTCCTGGCAGGGGTCCGCGACGAGGTAATCCCGACCAAATCCGGCCCCGTTTCGGTGACGGCCTCGATCGGTGCGATCAGCATCCCCCGTTACGCCCGCAATGCCGATGAGGCGGTCAATCGCGCCCAGGAAACGCTAGATGACGCCAAGCGCCGCCGCGCCGGATCGTTCTCGCTGTGGAAGCCGAACGTCGAGCGCGATGCCCAGCGCCGCGTCAACATCCGCGTCACCGACGAGATCGTCACTGCTTTGAACGAGCGGCGGATCGTCACCGCCTTCGAGCCCGTGGTCGAAGCGCGCTCGCGGCAGCCGGCATTTTACGAATGCCTGGTGCGGATGGAGCAGGAGGACGGGCAGGCGCTGCTGGCGCCCGATATCGTTCCGGTCGCCGAGCGATTGGGCCTGATCCGGCTGGTCGATCATCGCGTGCTCGAACTCGCGGTCGCCGAGCTCGCGGCGTCGCCGAACGTGCGGCTCAGCCTCAACATCTCGCCCGACACCACCATGGACCGGGATTGGTGGACCGGAATCGAATCGCTGATGCAGGCGCATCCCGGCGCCGGCGAGCGGCTGATCGTCGAGATCACCGAAACGGTTGCGATCCAGGACATCGACGATATCAGGGGCTTCATCACGCGACTGAAAAGCTTCGGCAGCCAGATCGCGATCGACGATTTCGGCGCCGGCTACACCTCGTTCCGCAACTTGCGCAAGCTCGGCGTCGATATCGTGAAGATCGACGGCGCCTTCGTGCAGAACATCGCGCGCTCCGCCGATGATCGTGCCTTCGTGCATACGCTGATCGATCTGGCCAACCGCCTGCAGATCAAGACGGTGGCGGAATGGGTGCAGGACGAGGAAGCCGCCGTGATGCTGCGCGAATGGGGCTGCGATTACATCCAGGGCCGCTTGATCGGGCTGGCGTCGCCGCAGCGGCCGTGGGCGGTGGCAGGCGATGCGGCGCTGCCGGCGGCGGGTGAGCTCGCGCGATAG
- the rpmF gene encoding 50S ribosomal protein L32 has translation MAVPRRKTSPSRRGMRRSADALKKPTYAEDKDSGELRRPHHLDLKTGMYKGRQVLKKKES, from the coding sequence ATGGCCGTTCCCAGAAGAAAAACATCGCCCTCGCGGCGTGGCATGCGCCGCTCGGCGGATGCGCTGAAGAAGCCGACCTATGCCGAGGACAAGGATTCGGGCGAGCTGCGCCGTCCGCACCACCTCGACCTGAAGACCGGCATGTACAAAGGCCGGCAGGTGCTGAAGAAGAAGGAATCCTGA
- the mtgA gene encoding monofunctional biosynthetic peptidoglycan transglycosylase, which translates to MRIVRILVLILLAVLLLPYLVTPFYRTGHPVSALMAWRWLKGAPVSRQWIDFKAISPYLPRSVVGSEDARFCSHHGVDWGALQDAIDDAEDGEPTRGGSTITQQVAKNLFLWPGRSVVRKVLELPLAMWIDLVLPKQRILEIYLNIAELGPSGQFGAEAGSLYAFGRSASTLSPREAALLAAILPNPVRRSARNPGPGVRRLAATYMARANAAALQRCWSENRAF; encoded by the coding sequence TTGCGCATTGTCCGAATTTTAGTGCTGATCCTGCTGGCGGTGCTGTTGCTGCCCTATCTGGTGACGCCGTTCTACCGCACCGGGCATCCGGTCTCGGCCCTGATGGCCTGGCGCTGGCTCAAGGGCGCGCCGGTGTCGCGGCAATGGATCGATTTCAAAGCGATTTCGCCTTACCTGCCGCGCTCGGTGGTCGGCTCCGAAGACGCCAGATTCTGCAGCCATCACGGGGTCGATTGGGGCGCGCTGCAGGACGCAATCGACGATGCCGAGGATGGCGAACCCACCCGTGGCGGGTCGACAATTACCCAGCAGGTGGCGAAAAACCTGTTCCTGTGGCCGGGCCGCAGCGTGGTCCGCAAGGTGCTGGAACTGCCGCTCGCGATGTGGATCGATCTGGTGCTGCCCAAGCAGCGAATCCTGGAAATCTATCTCAACATCGCTGAACTCGGCCCGTCCGGGCAGTTCGGGGCGGAAGCCGGTTCCCTCTACGCCTTTGGCCGCTCGGCCTCGACCCTGTCGCCGCGCGAGGCCGCCTTGCTAGCGGCGATCCTGCCCAACCCTGTCAGGCGCAGCGCCCGCAATCCCGGCCCCGGGGTGCGCCGTCTGGCCGCCACCTACATGGCGCGGGCCAATGCCGCGGCGCTACAGCGCTGCTGGAGCGAGAATCGGGCTTTTTGA